Proteins encoded within one genomic window of Saccharopolyspora pogona:
- a CDS encoding ABC transporter permease subunit yields MTVIATLALGQILIILTGGIDLANASAAVLATLIRAKLALGGAPGFVAVLLGIAATAAIGAVAGTLVTQVQLPPFIVTLGMLTMLTALAKLFADGEAVPTSDALLTLLGTCRYLFGGIEITYGMTLALLLYLLVWYGRVTAIDGADFEVVHGEVLAVVGDNGAGKGGRGDWRWVSLSWLGFLPGSGLLGVWLWVCHPRGGWSVEAAGRRSSPAFGRPCGGERLDIHPAAPVRLCATGMARSGLARAFALPSSGIRVAWGLWRFGFGLIRSRV; encoded by the coding sequence ATGACTGTGATCGCCACGCTCGCGCTCGGCCAGATCCTGATCATCCTCACCGGCGGCATCGACCTGGCCAACGCCTCGGCCGCGGTGCTGGCCACCCTGATCAGGGCCAAACTGGCGCTGGGCGGCGCGCCAGGTTTCGTCGCGGTGCTGCTGGGAATCGCGGCCACGGCGGCCATCGGCGCGGTGGCCGGAACGCTGGTGACGCAGGTGCAGCTGCCGCCGTTCATCGTCACCCTGGGCATGCTCACCATGCTCACGGCCTTGGCGAAGCTGTTCGCCGACGGGGAGGCGGTGCCGACCAGCGACGCGCTGCTGACTTTGCTCGGCACCTGCCGCTACCTCTTCGGCGGCATCGAGATCACCTACGGCATGACGCTGGCGCTGCTGTTGTACCTGCTGGTCTGGTACGGCCGGGTGACCGCCATCGACGGCGCCGACTTCGAGGTCGTCCACGGCGAGGTGCTGGCCGTCGTCGGCGACAACGGCGCCGGCAAAGGGGGGCGGGGGGACTGGCGGTGGGTTTCGCTTTCTTGGTTGGGCTTTTTGCCGGGGTCGGGGCTTTTGGGGGTTTGGTTGTGGGTGTGCCATCCCCGTGGTGGGTGGAGTGTGGAGGCTGCGGGCCGGAGGTCAAGCCCGGCCTTCGGCCGCCCCTGCGGGGGTGAACGGCTTGACATCCATCCCGCAGCCCCTGTTCGGCTTTGTGCCACGGGGATGGCCAGGAGTGGTCTGGCGCGGGCTTTTGCGTTGCCGAGCAGCGGAATCCGGGTGGCTTGGGGCTTGTGGCGGTTCGGTTTCGGGTTGATCCGTAGCCGGGTTTGA
- a CDS encoding ATP-grasp domain-containing protein has product MSTRLAVVYDRGAVSPAEISSGLRGLGEVVFLCPETDHNRDLLPLLREMGQVIRLSSDRGEAVRQVAGASPDAILTFSERALPITSALGTGLGLPVNSEESVRRLTDKFLQRSALRDAGVDSVECAVVSSVDEWWQLPAGLVFPVVVKPSRGAGSRNVHVVADERAGEELVARLLAPVRTGGAGETRLVVEELLTGRDCAPFGDYVSVESLVCDGVVSHIAITGKLPLSRPFREVGQFWPSTLSERDGEPVLSLAADAARALGMRTGLVHTEVKLCAEGPRVIEVNGRLGGWINDLSTRAAGLNLVELAGRVALGERARVDPVAPDRVYFKCNNLPPLRPCRFEGVDGVDQVRRIPGLTGYRPLVRPGAVLDGSAVDTYELDVITGDAADHRDMLGIIDAVGESLTFVCTIDGRQGRFRGPELAAL; this is encoded by the coding sequence ATGAGCACGAGGCTGGCCGTCGTCTACGACCGGGGTGCGGTGTCCCCGGCCGAGATCAGCAGCGGGTTGCGGGGTCTAGGGGAGGTCGTCTTCCTGTGCCCCGAGACCGACCACAACCGCGACCTGCTCCCCCTGCTCCGGGAGATGGGGCAGGTGATCCGGCTGTCCTCCGACCGGGGAGAAGCCGTGCGGCAGGTCGCCGGCGCATCGCCGGACGCGATCCTGACGTTCAGCGAGCGAGCGCTGCCGATCACCAGCGCGCTGGGAACCGGGCTGGGACTTCCGGTCAACAGCGAGGAATCGGTCCGACGTCTGACGGACAAGTTCCTCCAGCGGAGCGCGTTGCGAGACGCCGGTGTGGACTCGGTGGAGTGCGCAGTGGTGTCCTCAGTGGACGAATGGTGGCAGTTGCCTGCCGGCCTCGTGTTCCCGGTGGTGGTGAAGCCGAGTCGCGGGGCGGGAAGCCGCAACGTCCACGTCGTGGCGGACGAGCGCGCGGGCGAGGAGCTCGTGGCCCGCCTGCTAGCTCCGGTCCGGACCGGCGGAGCGGGGGAGACCCGGCTCGTCGTCGAGGAATTGCTGACCGGCCGGGACTGCGCTCCTTTCGGGGATTACGTCTCGGTCGAGAGCCTGGTGTGCGACGGAGTGGTCTCGCACATCGCCATCACGGGAAAGCTTCCGCTGTCCCGGCCCTTCCGCGAGGTCGGACAGTTCTGGCCCTCGACCTTGTCGGAACGGGACGGCGAGCCGGTCCTGAGCCTGGCTGCGGACGCAGCGCGGGCGTTGGGCATGCGCACCGGCCTCGTGCACACAGAGGTCAAGCTCTGCGCCGAGGGCCCGCGGGTCATCGAGGTGAATGGACGGCTCGGCGGCTGGATCAACGACCTGAGCACGCGGGCGGCCGGTCTGAACCTGGTCGAGTTGGCCGGCAGGGTGGCGCTGGGCGAGCGCGCGCGCGTCGATCCGGTCGCCCCGGACCGGGTGTACTTCAAGTGCAACAACCTCCCGCCGCTGCGCCCGTGCCGCTTCGAGGGCGTCGACGGCGTGGACCAGGTCCGCCGGATTCCCGGCCTGACCGGGTACCGGCCGTTGGTGCGGCCGGGAGCCGTCCTGGACGGCAGCGCGGTCGACACCTACGAGCTGGACGTGATCACAGGTGACGCCGCCGATCACCGGGACATGCTCGGAATCATCGACGCCGTCGGCGAATCGCTGACCTTCGTTTGCACCATCGACGGACGGCAAGGCCGGTTCCGCGGCCCGGAACTCGCGGCGCTCTAG
- a CDS encoding phytanoyl-CoA dioxygenase family protein codes for MKSDQHYRIDYRINNNKKSAEQNHRPVQVEASPEEIRQLTEDGCLIRPGQLDADHVAKLREAITRVEEAELGAGVAEHREGNGLFLRMLQEKDPAFRDLMFYSPMVSIARAVLGPQIAFEVDARIAYRGRPDHLVPWHIHRRVVPDPLPPFFCYPHGVHCLIYLDEVGPDEGPLVYLPGSHRDHTVDLPFPTTRDLPGQVVVAPKAGDMVFIHANLWHRTLPTSETCGSRRLLIIGCDPAWLRTDNAGDTPPERPLTESFRESELPDLRELAYGFQW; via the coding sequence ATGAAAAGTGATCAGCATTACCGGATCGACTACCGCATCAACAACAACAAGAAGAGCGCCGAGCAGAACCACCGGCCGGTGCAGGTCGAAGCCTCCCCGGAGGAGATCCGGCAGCTGACGGAGGACGGGTGCCTGATCCGCCCCGGTCAGCTCGACGCAGATCACGTCGCCAAGCTCCGCGAGGCGATCACCAGGGTCGAGGAGGCCGAGCTCGGTGCGGGAGTTGCGGAGCACCGCGAGGGCAACGGCCTGTTCCTGCGGATGCTCCAGGAGAAGGACCCGGCCTTCCGCGACCTGATGTTCTACAGCCCGATGGTCTCGATCGCGCGCGCCGTGCTGGGGCCGCAGATCGCCTTCGAAGTCGACGCGCGGATCGCCTACCGCGGGAGGCCGGACCACCTGGTGCCGTGGCACATCCACCGGAGGGTCGTGCCGGACCCGTTGCCGCCGTTCTTCTGCTACCCGCACGGCGTGCACTGCCTGATCTACCTGGACGAGGTCGGCCCGGACGAGGGGCCGCTGGTCTACCTGCCGGGTTCGCACCGGGACCACACCGTAGACCTGCCGTTCCCCACGACTCGTGACCTGCCGGGTCAGGTCGTGGTGGCGCCGAAGGCGGGGGACATGGTGTTCATCCACGCGAACCTGTGGCACCGGACCCTGCCGACCAGCGAGACGTGCGGATCGCGACGCCTGCTCATCATCGGGTGCGATCCCGCGTGGCTGCGGACCGACAACGCGGGTGACACACCGCCGGAACGGCCGCTCACGGAGTCCTTCCGCGAGTCGGAGTTGCCTGATCTGCGGGAGCTGGCTTACGGCTTCCAGTGGTGA
- a CDS encoding thioesterase domain-containing protein, with the protein MPSEKKRAALFWSRPAIEQVLCGLWGELLDTEVRPHDSFFDIGGYSLLVVDLVRAARERGVGLKASHVFDHQTPQAIAGILAPDQDHQRLHDERRGAETLWNEAMNPWSDSAPRCLVPIREEGEGAPLFVVHWGNGNVRFVSQVIDSWRADRPVYGFEAAGYRGHVSGLTSIGEMAQRYLAELREHQPEGPYFLAGLCQGGLVALEMARRLRERGEDIGLLALVNLPDLEPIADRGWGLDELYGFRLGALRAQFGLEGEEDVTRVLQEMLPMAWYDEDISENDFYRLQMIWACGVLAQDHYRPRSYDGPALLLESAAMLDGVEKNWLPFLPAATVHHYDVEGTLSVVQHPEVAEIMCAALTPERP; encoded by the coding sequence GTGCCGTCAGAAAAGAAGAGGGCAGCACTGTTCTGGTCCAGGCCCGCGATCGAGCAGGTCCTCTGCGGGTTGTGGGGTGAACTGCTCGACACGGAGGTGAGACCGCATGACAGCTTCTTCGACATCGGTGGTTACTCGCTCCTGGTGGTGGACCTGGTGCGAGCTGCACGCGAGCGCGGTGTCGGATTGAAGGCGTCCCACGTGTTCGACCACCAGACCCCGCAGGCGATCGCCGGGATCCTCGCGCCGGACCAGGATCACCAGCGCCTGCACGACGAGCGGCGCGGTGCCGAGACCCTGTGGAACGAGGCGATGAACCCGTGGAGCGACTCGGCCCCGAGATGCCTGGTGCCCATCAGGGAGGAGGGCGAGGGCGCACCGCTGTTTGTGGTCCACTGGGGAAACGGCAACGTGCGGTTCGTGTCGCAGGTCATCGACTCCTGGCGGGCCGACCGCCCCGTATACGGGTTCGAGGCGGCTGGCTACCGCGGCCACGTTTCCGGGCTCACCTCGATCGGTGAGATGGCGCAGCGGTATCTAGCGGAATTGCGGGAACACCAGCCCGAAGGACCCTACTTCCTCGCGGGGCTGTGCCAGGGCGGTCTGGTCGCCCTGGAGATGGCCCGGCGCCTCCGCGAGCGGGGCGAGGACATCGGGCTGCTCGCGCTGGTCAACCTCCCGGACCTCGAACCCATCGCGGACCGGGGCTGGGGGCTGGACGAGCTCTACGGCTTCCGGCTGGGCGCGCTGCGCGCCCAGTTCGGGCTGGAGGGCGAGGAGGACGTCACACGCGTGTTGCAGGAGATGCTACCCATGGCCTGGTACGACGAGGACATCTCCGAGAACGACTTCTACCGGCTGCAGATGATCTGGGCCTGCGGCGTCCTCGCGCAGGACCACTACCGCCCCCGGAGCTACGACGGGCCGGCGCTCCTGCTGGAGTCGGCCGCGATGCTCGACGGGGTCGAGAAGAACTGGTTGCCGTTCCTGCCCGCCGCGACGGTGCACCACTACGACGTGGAGGGAACGCTTTCGGTGGTGCAGCACCCCGAGGTGGCGGAGATCATGTGCGCCGCCCTGACTCCCGAACGACCGTGA
- a CDS encoding thiamine pyrophosphate-binding protein produces MRVADYIVEYIRERNVRTVFMLSGTGSIFLDEAIAKADALTCVCARHEAAATLMGTGASKLTGDIGVAVVTSGPGAANAMAGLIDAWVDAVPVLVLAGQVESRHIDRSARSFGIQGYNVVDCVRPVTKYAVVVDDPVQIRAHLDRAFHEALTGRPGPVWLDVPLDVQAAEIDPAALAGFEAPAPEPWSNGPAEIAAVVLDELRGASRPMFVVGQGVRQARAQGELAALVEHLGVPTVCTRLGYDLLPYRSEAVMGQGGIRGRPHVERVMREADLVVSLGASLSTGLVGEHQDAFSPQARVVMVDLDADQFDRANVAVDVRLRMDLLGLLTEMNRQIKHDRTGLEWPQWRNHCRELKEKSSSAATLATEPINSYYFVNRLEAQAGRDAVFVVDTGSAYYVTGQTLEFNDGQREVTSAAFLNMGAAVPMAVGASFAAAGARVITIVGDGAIELNIQELATISDYERDIKVFVLNNGGYSSIRESQDALCTARVLDEPAPLDFRAVAAAFRIPYHRLSAVDALDDDLAAPLGPPGPALIEVICDSRQKLMRPAAAHDIRAHDGVTIPTRC; encoded by the coding sequence GTGCGGGTAGCTGACTACATCGTCGAGTACATCCGCGAGCGGAACGTCCGGACCGTCTTCATGCTTTCGGGTACCGGTTCGATCTTCCTCGACGAGGCGATCGCGAAGGCGGACGCGCTCACCTGCGTGTGCGCGCGCCACGAGGCCGCGGCGACCCTGATGGGTACCGGTGCGTCGAAGCTGACCGGCGACATCGGCGTCGCCGTGGTGACCAGCGGGCCAGGAGCGGCCAACGCGATGGCCGGGTTGATCGACGCGTGGGTGGACGCCGTCCCGGTGCTGGTTCTCGCCGGACAGGTGGAGAGCCGCCACATCGATCGGTCAGCGCGTTCGTTCGGGATCCAGGGCTACAACGTCGTCGACTGCGTGCGCCCGGTGACCAAGTACGCGGTGGTCGTCGACGACCCCGTCCAGATCAGGGCACATCTGGACCGCGCCTTCCACGAGGCGCTCACCGGCAGGCCCGGCCCGGTCTGGTTGGACGTGCCGCTGGACGTGCAGGCCGCGGAGATCGATCCCGCTGCTCTCGCCGGATTCGAGGCGCCCGCTCCGGAGCCGTGGTCCAACGGGCCCGCGGAGATCGCCGCCGTCGTCCTCGACGAGCTGCGCGGGGCGTCGCGGCCCATGTTCGTCGTGGGCCAAGGCGTCCGGCAGGCCCGTGCCCAGGGGGAGTTGGCGGCGCTGGTCGAGCACCTGGGCGTCCCGACCGTGTGCACCCGGCTCGGGTACGACCTGCTTCCGTACCGCTCGGAAGCGGTGATGGGGCAGGGCGGGATCCGAGGTCGGCCGCACGTCGAGCGGGTGATGCGGGAGGCCGACCTGGTCGTCAGCCTCGGGGCGAGCCTGTCCACCGGTCTGGTCGGTGAACACCAGGACGCCTTCTCGCCGCAGGCCCGCGTGGTGATGGTCGATCTCGACGCGGACCAGTTCGACCGGGCGAACGTCGCGGTGGACGTCCGGCTGCGCATGGACCTGCTCGGCCTCCTGACCGAGATGAACCGCCAGATCAAGCACGACCGGACCGGTCTGGAGTGGCCGCAGTGGCGGAACCACTGCCGCGAGCTAAAGGAGAAGAGCTCTTCCGCCGCGACGCTCGCCACGGAGCCGATCAACTCGTACTACTTCGTGAACCGGTTGGAAGCGCAGGCGGGCCGCGATGCGGTGTTCGTGGTCGATACCGGAAGCGCCTACTACGTCACCGGCCAGACGCTGGAGTTCAACGATGGCCAGCGGGAGGTCACCTCCGCGGCGTTCCTCAACATGGGCGCCGCCGTGCCGATGGCGGTGGGCGCGTCCTTCGCCGCGGCCGGAGCGCGGGTGATCACCATCGTCGGAGACGGTGCGATCGAGCTCAACATCCAGGAACTCGCGACGATCAGTGACTACGAGCGTGACATCAAGGTGTTCGTGTTGAACAACGGCGGTTACTCGTCCATCAGGGAGTCGCAGGACGCGCTCTGCACCGCCCGGGTGCTCGACGAACCCGCACCGCTGGACTTCCGGGCCGTCGCGGCGGCGTTCCGGATTCCGTACCACCGGCTGAGCGCCGTCGACGCGCTCGACGACGACCTCGCCGCGCCCCTCGGACCACCGGGGCCGGCGCTGATCGAGGTGATCTGCGACAGCAGACAGAAGCTGATGCGGCCCGCCGCAGCCCACGACATCCGTGCCCACGACGGAGTCACGATCCCCACCCGCTGTTAG
- a CDS encoding transketolase family protein, which translates to MTSAQLLDCVPAFAGELLRVADEDDRVCIVNNDSADTHLANDFQRGFPARFVDVGIAEQNMAGVAAGLANAGKVPFVHSAACFLARATEQIKNAAYTGANVKFCGFVSGLAYGALGGTHHATEDIAWMRSIPDLPVLCPATPAETAAAARLAWRHEGPVYLRIISMTPVPELFDAGHEISFGTSTQLREGGDVTLIGTGLATTRLVEAAALLEREGVRAGVLHLHSVSPIDEAAIMRAARETGRLVVAEDHVLNGGLGGAVSETVVRTVPVPVLQLGITNTFAPIGPAAFLHEHFRLTGPLLARDVRDWLDGHERRRA; encoded by the coding sequence ATGACATCCGCGCAACTGCTGGACTGCGTGCCGGCCTTCGCCGGGGAACTGCTGCGGGTCGCCGACGAGGACGACCGCGTCTGCATCGTGAACAACGACTCAGCCGACACCCACTTGGCGAACGACTTCCAACGCGGATTCCCCGCGCGGTTCGTCGATGTCGGCATCGCCGAGCAGAACATGGCCGGTGTGGCGGCGGGTCTGGCCAACGCGGGCAAGGTGCCGTTCGTGCACTCCGCGGCGTGCTTCCTGGCCCGGGCCACCGAACAGATCAAGAACGCCGCCTACACCGGCGCCAACGTGAAGTTCTGCGGCTTCGTCAGCGGTCTTGCCTACGGGGCGCTGGGAGGAACACATCACGCGACCGAGGACATCGCGTGGATGCGGTCGATCCCGGACCTCCCGGTGCTCTGCCCGGCGACGCCGGCCGAGACCGCGGCGGCCGCTCGCCTGGCCTGGCGCCACGAAGGTCCGGTCTACCTCCGGATCATCAGCATGACCCCGGTGCCGGAGCTGTTTGACGCCGGGCACGAGATCTCGTTCGGGACCTCGACGCAGCTGCGGGAAGGCGGCGACGTCACGCTCATCGGCACTGGCCTGGCCACTACGAGACTGGTCGAAGCCGCCGCACTGCTGGAACGCGAGGGCGTTCGGGCCGGAGTGCTGCACCTGCATTCGGTGTCACCGATCGACGAGGCCGCCATCATGCGCGCGGCGCGTGAGACGGGCCGGCTGGTGGTGGCCGAAGACCACGTGCTCAACGGCGGTCTGGGAGGAGCGGTCAGCGAGACCGTCGTCCGGACGGTGCCGGTGCCCGTGCTCCAGCTCGGCATCACCAACACCTTCGCGCCGATCGGGCCCGCCGCGTTCCTCCACGAGCACTTCCGGCTCACGGGACCACTGCTCGCCCGTGATGTCCGGGACTGGCTCGACGGCCACGAGCGGAGGCGCGCCTGA
- a CDS encoding transketolase has product MTHNSDPSTTADAVEIERIARRARALSLRTAFHAQDGHLGADMSAMDILCTLYFGVLRVGAQDAADPDRDRFVLSKAHASTAMYSVLSLKGFIPEEELETFGRANSRLSTVVSTRVPGVEFSTGSLGHGLPLATGAALAGRMDNSARRIVVLCGDGELQEGSNWEALMLAGTHGLSNLTLIVDRNLAQKGASTEDINALEPLDDKLRSFGWAVRHIDGHDVPDMLSVLRSLPLAERRPSCLIATTVKGKGVSFMEFDLSWHSRRLTRELYERALAELDGGNVR; this is encoded by the coding sequence TTGACCCACAACAGTGACCCGTCGACGACAGCCGACGCCGTCGAGATCGAGCGGATTGCCCGCCGCGCGCGAGCGTTGTCCCTGCGTACGGCATTCCACGCCCAGGACGGCCACCTCGGGGCCGACATGTCGGCGATGGACATCCTTTGCACCCTCTACTTCGGTGTGCTGCGCGTGGGTGCCCAGGATGCCGCCGACCCCGACCGCGACCGGTTCGTGCTCAGCAAGGCCCACGCGTCCACCGCGATGTACAGCGTCCTGTCTTTGAAGGGCTTCATCCCCGAGGAAGAACTGGAGACCTTCGGGCGCGCGAACTCCCGGCTGAGCACTGTGGTGTCCACCCGCGTCCCAGGCGTGGAGTTCAGCACCGGCTCGCTGGGGCACGGCCTGCCGCTGGCCACCGGTGCCGCGCTGGCCGGGCGGATGGACAACTCAGCTCGGCGGATCGTGGTGCTGTGCGGCGACGGCGAGCTCCAGGAGGGGAGCAACTGGGAGGCGCTGATGCTCGCCGGCACGCACGGGCTGAGCAACCTCACCCTGATCGTCGACCGGAACCTCGCGCAGAAGGGCGCGAGCACGGAGGACATCAACGCGCTGGAACCGCTCGACGACAAGCTCCGCTCCTTCGGCTGGGCGGTTCGGCACATCGACGGGCACGACGTCCCGGACATGCTCTCGGTGCTGCGGTCGCTCCCGCTCGCCGAGAGGCGGCCGTCGTGCCTGATCGCGACGACGGTGAAGGGGAAGGGGGTTTCCTTCATGGAATTCGATCTCAGTTGGCACAGCAGGCGGCTGACCCGCGAGTTGTACGAGCGGGCGCTGGCGGAACTGGACGGGGGGAACGTGCGATGA
- the aepX gene encoding phosphoenolpyruvate mutase, whose protein sequence is MLDSPEMVFLMEAHDGLSARIAESEGFDALWASGFSISTSLGLRDSDEASWSQLLSVVEYMVAGTSVPIVVDGDTGYGNFNTARRFLASAERQGAAGVCFEDKVFPKMNSFVGDSHRLADIDEFAAKIAACSEARNDEDFCIIARTEALIAGRGVDEALERAEAYRKAGATAIFVHSRQQVADEIEQFAAEWADRAPLVIAPTTYASTSADTFRNLGISAVIWANHSMRAAVTAMRDVCRSIKASESVLSAEAKIASLKEIFEFMDYAEIEETERRLLLRGTSAADD, encoded by the coding sequence ATGCTGGATTCGCCCGAAATGGTGTTCCTGATGGAGGCCCATGACGGCCTTTCGGCGCGCATTGCAGAGAGCGAGGGCTTTGACGCGTTGTGGGCCTCCGGTTTCTCGATCTCGACATCCCTCGGCCTTCGCGACAGCGACGAGGCGTCGTGGTCGCAGTTGCTCTCGGTGGTCGAGTACATGGTCGCCGGGACCTCGGTCCCCATCGTCGTCGACGGGGACACCGGGTACGGCAACTTCAACACGGCTCGGCGCTTCCTCGCCAGCGCCGAGCGGCAGGGCGCCGCAGGGGTGTGCTTCGAGGACAAGGTTTTCCCGAAGATGAACTCGTTCGTCGGTGACTCCCACCGGCTGGCCGACATCGACGAGTTCGCCGCGAAGATCGCTGCGTGCAGCGAGGCGCGCAACGACGAGGACTTCTGCATCATCGCGCGCACCGAGGCGCTGATCGCCGGACGCGGTGTGGACGAGGCGCTCGAACGTGCCGAGGCATACCGGAAAGCGGGCGCCACCGCCATCTTCGTGCACTCGCGGCAGCAGGTGGCCGACGAGATCGAGCAGTTCGCCGCGGAGTGGGCCGACCGGGCGCCGCTGGTCATCGCACCGACGACGTACGCGAGCACGTCCGCGGACACCTTCAGAAACCTCGGGATCTCCGCGGTGATCTGGGCGAACCACAGCATGCGCGCCGCAGTGACCGCGATGCGGGACGTCTGCCGGTCCATCAAAGCCAGCGAGAGCGTGCTGAGCGCGGAGGCGAAGATCGCTTCTCTGAAGGAGATATTCGAGTTCATGGACTACGCCGAGATCGAGGAGACCGAGCGCAGGTTGCTGCTGCGAGGCACGAGCGCCGCCGATGACTAG
- a CDS encoding amino acid adenylation domain-containing protein, which yields MPAASTSRATAHLSGVTSLPDLFTRVARKQKDAVAITDDGNAHTYGSLESAANALAHHLVASGVEPGDLVGVLIDGTLNVPVALLAILKAGAAYVPFDPSYPTDRLNYMVADARVGIIVGNPGTAADIGLSDVRTIDAAQVATTEVAAPEVEIHEHSPAYVIYTSGSTGRPKGCVVSHGNVLSLLRGTLPLFELSADDRWTVFHSFSFDFSVWELWGALATGATAVLVPARTAAAHDDFLRLLMQEKITVLNQVPSCFRSMALSHADAGWPALSLRYLTFGGENVDLDVVREFVGGQTGPKPVVANMYGVTEATVFATAKFIHDEDLDGRVASPIGVGLPHLGVHVCDSQLRPVPKGVAGEICITGSGVALGYLNQPSLTAEKFVHVGPKAERCYRTGDLAKVLPNGELEYLGRADQQVKLRGYRIELREIEETIRRHRSVRDAAVTVVTTRNGAELIAAYVVPTDSADGVDPDLRRHLRDQLPRQMVPARFHLLDGLPLSPSGKLDRQALADLAQDHRPAKAGPKPPDAAR from the coding sequence GTGCCAGCGGCAAGCACTAGTCGGGCGACAGCACATCTTAGTGGAGTCACGTCGCTACCCGATCTGTTCACACGGGTCGCGCGCAAACAGAAAGACGCCGTCGCGATAACGGATGATGGGAACGCGCACACCTACGGCTCGCTGGAATCTGCGGCGAACGCGCTCGCACATCACCTTGTCGCCAGCGGTGTCGAGCCGGGTGATCTGGTCGGCGTTCTGATCGATGGCACCCTGAACGTTCCCGTGGCACTGCTGGCCATTCTCAAAGCAGGCGCCGCTTATGTCCCGTTCGACCCGTCCTATCCCACGGATCGGCTGAATTACATGGTCGCCGACGCCCGGGTCGGCATCATCGTCGGAAATCCCGGCACAGCAGCCGACATCGGCCTCAGCGACGTTCGGACCATCGACGCCGCGCAGGTGGCGACCACCGAAGTGGCCGCTCCCGAGGTCGAAATACACGAACATTCGCCTGCCTACGTGATCTACACGTCCGGTTCGACCGGGAGACCGAAAGGCTGCGTGGTCTCCCACGGAAATGTGCTCTCACTCCTGCGCGGCACACTTCCCCTCTTCGAGCTCTCCGCCGACGACCGGTGGACCGTGTTCCACTCCTTCAGCTTCGACTTCTCCGTCTGGGAGCTCTGGGGAGCTCTGGCCACGGGCGCCACCGCAGTACTCGTCCCCGCCCGCACCGCCGCGGCGCACGACGACTTCCTGCGCCTCCTGATGCAGGAGAAGATCACCGTGCTGAACCAGGTGCCCTCCTGCTTCCGCTCGATGGCCTTGTCGCACGCGGACGCGGGATGGCCGGCGCTCAGCCTGCGTTACCTGACCTTCGGCGGGGAGAACGTCGACCTGGACGTGGTGCGCGAGTTCGTGGGCGGTCAGACCGGCCCCAAACCCGTGGTGGCCAACATGTACGGCGTCACTGAGGCGACCGTCTTCGCCACCGCCAAGTTCATCCACGACGAAGACCTCGACGGCCGGGTGGCATCTCCCATCGGCGTCGGGCTCCCGCACCTGGGAGTGCACGTGTGCGACTCACAGCTGCGCCCGGTGCCGAAGGGCGTCGCAGGCGAGATCTGCATCACCGGGAGCGGGGTCGCACTGGGCTATCTCAACCAGCCTTCGCTCACGGCTGAGAAGTTCGTCCACGTCGGACCGAAGGCGGAGCGCTGCTACCGCACCGGCGACCTCGCCAAGGTTCTTCCCAACGGGGAGCTGGAATACCTCGGACGCGCCGATCAGCAGGTCAAGCTCCGCGGCTACCGCATCGAACTGCGTGAGATCGAGGAGACGATCAGGCGACACCGCTCGGTGCGCGACGCCGCCGTGACCGTGGTAACGACGCGCAACGGCGCGGAACTGATCGCCGCGTACGTCGTGCCGACCGACAGCGCCGACGGTGTCGACCCCGACCTCCGCAGGCATCTCCGCGATCAACTGCCCCGGCAGATGGTTCCCGCGCGCTTCCACCTGCTGGATGGACTCCCACTCTCCCCATCCGGAAAACTCGACCGGCAGGCGCTCGCCGATCTCGCCCAGGACCACCGCCCGGCCAAGGCCGGACCGAAACCACCGGACGCCGCCCGCTAA